Genomic window (Lewinellaceae bacterium):
TTCATCTCTGGGAGCAAGCTTTAAGCCACCTTCATAAGGCGCTGTTTCAGCATCGAGCGGGCGGTGTTGAGCCGGCTTTTTACCGTGCCCATGGGAATGTCCAAATATTCAGCGATTTCCTTGTACTCATAACCCTGGTAGTACATGAGGAAAGGCGTTCGGTACCGGTTTTTCAGCGCGTTGAGATGCGACAGCAGTTCTCGTAGCCTCAGGTTCTGTTCGCCACTGTTGGCTATGGCGTTTTTGTTTTCGACAGCGAAGGCAAATTTCTCGATGGGTTCATTCAGGAAAGGGCGTTGTTGCTTCTTGCGATAGCTATCGATGAGCGTATGGCGAATGATGGTTGCCATCCATGCGCGGAAGTTAGTGCCCGGTTCGAACCGGTTCCGGTACTTGAACCCCCTAATGGAGGCATCCTGGAACAGGTCTTGAGCATCCTGATAATTCCGGGACATTTTCAGGGCAAAGGAGAATAATAAATCCTTGTGGGATTGCAGTTCGCGGCTGAATTCGAAGCGTGTCATAATTGTAGTGTTATTTGGTTTTGAATAATCTCTCAAAGCACGTTAGAGATAACCCAAACACTGTGCCAAA
Coding sequences:
- a CDS encoding RNA polymerase sigma factor; this encodes MTRFEFSRELQSHKDLLFSFALKMSRNYQDAQDLFQDASIRGFKYRNRFEPGTNFRAWMATIIRHTLIDSYRKKQQRPFLNEPIEKFAFAVENKNAIANSGEQNLRLRELLSHLNALKNRYRTPFLMYYQGYEYKEIAEYLDIPMGTVKSRLNTARSMLKQRLMKVA